The following is a genomic window from Streptomyces sp. NBC_01408.
TCCGCGCCGCCGCCGCTGGGGCCGGGGCGGGGCCCTCCGTCCCGGGACCAGTCGTGGTCGTGGGCGGGCGGGAGCCATGCCTTCTGGGCGGCGTCCGGGTCGTGGTGGTGGAGGATCGCCTCCATCCGGCCGCGCAGCACCGGGCCGGGCTCCAGGCCCAGGTCGTGCACCAGCCGGCGGCGTGCGCGGTCGTAGACGCCGAGGGCCTCGGCCTGCCGGCCGCTGCGGTACAGGGCGGTCATCAGCAGCTCGTAGAACCGCTCGCGCAACGGGTGCCGGACGGTCAGTTCCTCGAGCTCGCCGGTGATCTCGCCGAACCGGCCCGCCCGCAGGCAGGCGTCGAAAAGGGTCTCCAGGGCGACGAGCCGGCTCTCCTCCAGCAGCGAGGCCTCGGCCGAGCAGATCGTCCCGCGCTCGCTTCCCTCCAGGGCCGGACCGCGCCACAGCGCCAGCGCCTCGCGCAGTACGTCGGCCGAGCGTCCGGGATCGGTGGCGGCCAGCGCGCTGCCCTCGGCGGTCAGCAGCCGGAAGCGCTGGGCGTCGGTTCCCGAGCGGCCCAGGCGCAGTACGTAGCCCAGCGGGCGGGTCACCAGCCACTCGTGGTGTGCCTCGCCCGAACCGGGCGCGGGGACCGGGAGCAGCCGGCGCAGCCGCGCCACGTGGGCCTGGAGGGCGTTGGCGGCATTGGCGGGCGGGTGCTCGCCCCACAGCTCGTCGACGAGCCGGTCCGCGGAGACGACCTGCCCGGCTTTCACGACGAGCGCGCCCAGCAGGGCGCGCTGTTTGGCGCCCGTCGGCACGATCCGCAGATCGCTGCGCGCGTCATGGATCTGGACCGGACCCAGAATGCGAAACTCCATCTCATCCTCGCACGGGAAATTCGACGAGTCTGCGGCCGGAGATCCGTACTCGGCATTCCCCCCGAATAGCCGCGGGTCTTTCCTCCCGTATCGGACAGTAGCCGCAGTGCGGACGCGGCGGGAGATTCACCAGCGGATTACAGGGCGTTGTGGAAGATTTCTCGAGTCCCGGGTCAGGGGCGACGGGCGGTCAGCTCCGGAAAGCCCACCTGTACGCCGCGTCCGTGCCAGGCCCCGAGCAGCCCCAGCAGGGTCTTGGGATCGGGGAGGCCGGGCACGCCCGCAGGCCCCGTCAGGCAGCCGAGCAGGCCACGGGCGGCGGGGCCGGCGGTGTCCGCGGCCGATGGCTCGGCCGCCGGCTCCGGTGCTGCCGCCACAGGTGGGGGCGTGGTGGCCGTGGTGGCCGTTCGTCCGGCGGGTGCCGCCCGGTGGAGGCGGACCGGCTGCTGCCGGTGTCCGGGGCGGCCGGCGCGCCCCGCCGCCCGTGACGTGGTCGTCTCTTCGGTGCCGCTGTGCAACTCGCCGCCTCCTGCCACCGGGACGCCGCGCGATCGGGCGGCCGTCACGAAGCGGCGAGGCTAACAGCGCCGCTGCCCGGCCGAAA
Proteins encoded in this region:
- a CDS encoding AfsR/SARP family transcriptional regulator is translated as MEFRILGPVQIHDARSDLRIVPTGAKQRALLGALVVKAGQVVSADRLVDELWGEHPPANAANALQAHVARLRRLLPVPAPGSGEAHHEWLVTRPLGYVLRLGRSGTDAQRFRLLTAEGSALAATDPGRSADVLREALALWRGPALEGSERGTICSAEASLLEESRLVALETLFDACLRAGRFGEITGELEELTVRHPLRERFYELLMTALYRSGRQAEALGVYDRARRRLVHDLGLEPGPVLRGRMEAILHHHDPDAAQKAWLPPAHDHDWSRDGGPRPGPSGGGADAVGPADATADATEDEDEASVHLLREEIVRLRRHVERLSREQQELITRFDRLTTPRAAAQ